One genomic segment of Leptolyngbya sp. 'hensonii' includes these proteins:
- the mnmE gene encoding tRNA uridine-5-carboxymethylaminomethyl(34) synthesis GTPase MnmE — protein MSQVLSGTIAAIATAIVPQQGSVGIVRVSGPNAVTIARTLFRAPGRQLWESHRILYGQICHPQTGQILDEALLLIMQAPRSYTREDVVEFQCHGGIMVVQQVLQLCLEQGARLAQPGEFTLRAFLNGRLDLTQAESIADLVGAQSPQAAQTALAGLQGKLAHSIRSLRATCLDILTEIEARIDFEEDLPPLDEPNIQARLNQVLAEVTQVLATADRGALLRTGLKVAIVGRPNVGKSSLLNAWSRSDRAIVTALPGTTRDVVESQLVVGGIPVQVLDTAGIRETEDQVEQIGVERSRAVAQTADLVLLTIEAQAGWTAADQAIYEQVCHRPLILVVNKVDLDGDPQIKVPVAVGQVVQTAAAQHQGITDLEQAILATVATGDLQAANLDLAINQRQAAALTQARVALEQVQVTMGEGLPLDFWTIDLRAAIHALGEITGQEVTESVLDNIFSRFCIGK, from the coding sequence ATGTCCCAGGTTTTAAGTGGAACGATCGCGGCCATTGCCACGGCTATAGTGCCCCAGCAGGGGAGTGTGGGGATTGTACGGGTGTCTGGTCCCAACGCGGTGACAATCGCTCGAACGTTATTTCGGGCTCCGGGTCGCCAACTCTGGGAAAGCCACCGCATTCTCTACGGTCAGATTTGCCATCCCCAAACGGGTCAGATCCTGGATGAAGCCCTGCTCCTGATTATGCAGGCTCCCCGCTCCTACACCCGCGAAGATGTGGTGGAGTTTCAGTGCCATGGGGGCATTATGGTGGTGCAGCAGGTGTTGCAGCTTTGCCTGGAGCAGGGAGCGCGGTTGGCTCAACCGGGAGAATTTACTTTACGGGCTTTTCTAAATGGACGCTTGGATCTGACCCAGGCTGAGAGCATTGCCGATCTGGTCGGGGCCCAATCCCCCCAGGCGGCCCAGACAGCCCTGGCTGGTTTGCAAGGTAAACTGGCCCACTCCATCCGCAGTCTGCGGGCAACCTGCCTGGATATCTTGACGGAAATTGAAGCCCGCATTGATTTTGAGGAGGATTTGCCGCCGCTGGATGAACCCAACATTCAGGCTCGACTGAATCAGGTCTTGGCCGAAGTCACTCAAGTGCTGGCCACTGCCGATCGGGGAGCGTTGCTTCGGACGGGCTTGAAGGTGGCGATCGTAGGGCGGCCCAACGTGGGGAAATCCAGCCTGCTGAATGCCTGGAGTCGCAGCGATCGGGCCATTGTCACCGCTTTACCAGGGACGACTCGGGATGTGGTGGAGTCCCAATTGGTGGTTGGAGGAATTCCGGTGCAGGTGCTGGATACAGCAGGGATTCGGGAGACTGAGGATCAGGTCGAGCAGATCGGGGTGGAACGCTCCCGTGCCGTGGCCCAGACGGCGGATCTGGTGTTGCTGACGATCGAGGCTCAGGCCGGTTGGACTGCAGCTGATCAGGCCATCTATGAGCAGGTTTGTCACCGGCCTCTGATTCTGGTAGTGAATAAGGTAGATCTGGATGGGGATCCCCAAATTAAAGTGCCAGTAGCCGTAGGACAAGTGGTTCAGACCGCTGCTGCCCAGCATCAGGGCATCACTGACCTGGAGCAGGCAATCCTGGCCACAGTAGCCACTGGGGACCTGCAGGCCGCCAATCTGGACCTGGCCATCAATCAACGGCAGGCAGCGGCACTGACGCAGGCCAGAGTGGCGCTGGAGCAAGTACAGGTAACGATGGGAGAGGGGTTGCCGCTGGATTTCTGGACGATCGATCTGCGGGCTGCCATTCATGCCCTTGGAGAGATTACGGGCCAGGAGGTCACGGAATCTGTTCTGGATAATATTTTCAGCCGATTTTGCATTGGGAAATAA